In a single window of the Flavobacteriales bacterium genome:
- a CDS encoding prolyl oligopeptidase family serine peptidase produces MYWAHELPGSVPLLILHGASDWRVKPEQSMRMTLECDKYRIPYRLVIYEGGDHGISERKEEVMEQSIAWFDRFVKNGEELPNMEFHGR; encoded by the coding sequence GTGTATTGGGCCCACGAACTGCCCGGGAGTGTTCCTCTGTTAATTCTTCATGGGGCATCCGATTGGCGCGTAAAGCCCGAACAGTCGATGCGTATGACTCTTGAATGCGATAAGTACCGCATACCATACCGATTGGTCATTTACGAAGGAGGAGATCACGGCATCAGTGAGCGCAAAGAAGAGGTCATGGAGCAATCAATTGCCTGGTTCGATCGATTCGTGAAGAACGGAGAAGAACTACCCAATATGGAGTTTCATGGGCGTTGA
- a CDS encoding NAD(P)H-dependent oxidoreductase subunit E — translation MSNNLSELLGRKGVDENLFDKLGRSAQPQGTPDEETLAQLANEFLIGKANTYGTATFYDFLKPENKGKKAYVCNGTACLCAGTQEEVAKRLIDVYGEAAVGHMTCLGRCHENNAFHIDGTNYSVKAIEDLVNISKGDSCSGSDEYNTGAYGAKVLPEPFTDLDTHYRPFLDALNRDSVQVLEEIKNIQRPR, via the coding sequence ATGTCCAACAACCTCAGCGAATTACTGGGCCGTAAAGGCGTCGACGAAAACCTGTTCGATAAACTAGGTCGCTCCGCTCAACCTCAGGGTACGCCCGACGAAGAAACGCTGGCGCAACTCGCCAATGAATTCCTCATCGGCAAAGCAAATACCTACGGCACGGCGACCTTTTACGACTTTCTAAAACCCGAAAACAAAGGCAAAAAGGCCTACGTATGTAACGGAACGGCCTGCCTTTGCGCAGGCACACAAGAGGAGGTGGCCAAACGACTGATCGATGTATATGGGGAAGCCGCGGTCGGACACATGACCTGCTTGGGGCGATGCCACGAAAACAACGCGTTCCACATCGATGGCACCAACTACTCGGTAAAGGCTATCGAAGACCTGGTAAACATTTCCAAGGGCGACTCGTGCAGTGGCTCCGATGAATACAATACGGGCGCCTACGGCGCGAAAGTGCTGCCGGAACCCTTTACCGATCTCGATACACACTACCGACCTTTCCTCGATGCACTGAACCGAGACTCCGTTCAAGTTCTAGAAGAAATCAAAAACATCCAACGTCCTAGGTAG
- a CDS encoding inositol monophosphatase, protein MNDRELKEITLRVAKLAEQVGRYIENERNNFNAFQHVERKSFNSLVSYVDKTAEEQLVNGLLQIVPQAGFVTEEGTAGEEGQDILWIIDPLDGTTNYIHGIPCYAVSVALTYKHELMVGVVYEITKAENFYAWKRGGAYLNSDRIQVSPQTAFAASLYATGFPYCDFDFMRGYLDLLAHMMQHSRGVRRLGSAATDLAYVACGRFEGFYEYGLSPWDVAGGALLVKEAGGVVADFNGGEAFIYGREIISVNRHTAEELTKAIQKYL, encoded by the coding sequence ATGAACGACCGCGAACTCAAGGAGATTACGCTAAGGGTAGCAAAACTAGCCGAACAAGTCGGGCGATACATTGAGAACGAAAGAAATAACTTCAACGCTTTCCAGCACGTCGAGCGTAAGAGCTTCAATTCGCTGGTTAGTTATGTCGACAAAACCGCCGAAGAGCAGCTCGTAAACGGACTGTTGCAAATCGTGCCGCAGGCAGGATTCGTTACAGAAGAGGGCACGGCAGGCGAAGAAGGGCAAGACATTTTGTGGATCATCGACCCACTCGATGGAACCACCAATTACATTCACGGAATTCCGTGCTATGCGGTGAGCGTAGCCTTGACTTACAAGCACGAGCTCATGGTCGGTGTGGTCTATGAAATCACAAAGGCTGAGAATTTTTACGCTTGGAAAAGAGGAGGTGCCTATCTCAATAGCGACCGCATCCAAGTGAGTCCACAAACGGCTTTTGCCGCGAGTCTGTACGCTACTGGTTTTCCCTACTGCGATTTTGACTTCATGCGGGGGTACCTCGACCTTCTAGCGCATATGATGCAACACTCCCGCGGGGTTCGTCGTCTCGGATCGGCCGCTACTGATCTGGCCTACGTCGCGTGCGGACGTTTCGAAGGTTTCTATGAATACGGATTAAGTCCATGGGACGTTGCCGGAGGGGCTTTGCTCGTAAAAGAAGCAGGTGGTGTAGTTGCGGATTTCAACGGGGGTGAGGCCTTCATTTACGGTCGTGAGATCATTTCGGTGAATCGACATACCGCCGAAGAACTCACCAAGGCCATTCAAAAATACTTGTAA
- a CDS encoding ABC transporter substrate-binding protein, translated as MRHGPAKILLFVLFFSIFTGCGPDRRECPGMVFRYNESANITTLDPAFSRNQALIWATHQLYNGLVQLDSNLRPQPCIAKSWTIDSTRKVYDFCLRHDVYFHAHPVFGDDFDDPSAERGRPVTAQDFVYSFDRLTSPELAAPGAWVMENAKSYAALNDTLLRIELHEPFPPFLGLLSMKYCSVVPRELDEHPEYDLRDEPIGTGPFYFKLWAQNEKLVFRRNPFYFESDDTGRVLPYLEAVAVTFVPDKQAAFLELVKGNLDFLSGLDASYKDELLTYDGELREKYRDRFCLTTLPYLNTEYLGIVVDSNQRIEPLKERALRQAMNYGFDRAEMMRYLRNNIGEPATAGFIPRGLPSFDEVVKGYRYDVDTAKALLRAVGPELPEITLQTNASYLDLCEYMQAQWNDLGIPVKVELLPPSTLRQMMATSKSPFFRGSWIADYADAENYLSLFYSANAAPNGPNYTHFSHPQFDAWYEEARTETNDSARYALYRRMDSLLLYEAPVVPLFYDEVLRFTRKEVRGLTPNALNLLELKRVEVAD; from the coding sequence ATGCGTCATGGGCCGGCAAAGATACTGCTTTTTGTGCTGTTTTTCAGCATCTTCACGGGTTGCGGACCCGATCGTCGCGAGTGCCCGGGCATGGTGTTTCGCTACAACGAGTCGGCCAACATCACCACCTTGGATCCGGCCTTTTCGCGCAATCAAGCCCTGATCTGGGCCACGCACCAGCTGTACAACGGACTGGTGCAGCTCGACTCCAACCTTCGTCCGCAGCCGTGTATTGCCAAGTCCTGGACCATTGACAGCACCCGAAAGGTCTATGATTTCTGCCTGCGGCACGATGTATATTTCCACGCGCACCCGGTCTTTGGGGACGACTTTGACGACCCTTCTGCGGAGCGGGGTAGACCCGTGACCGCCCAAGATTTCGTTTACAGTTTTGACCGTTTGACCTCGCCCGAACTAGCGGCTCCGGGGGCTTGGGTCATGGAAAATGCGAAAAGTTATGCGGCGCTGAACGACACTCTTTTGAGGATCGAGCTCCACGAGCCGTTCCCCCCATTTTTAGGCCTGCTGTCCATGAAGTACTGTTCGGTAGTTCCGCGCGAGCTCGATGAGCACCCGGAGTACGACCTGCGCGATGAGCCGATAGGTACCGGACCGTTCTATTTCAAGCTCTGGGCACAGAACGAAAAACTCGTTTTCAGGCGGAATCCCTTCTATTTCGAGTCTGACGACACGGGCCGTGTGCTCCCATACCTGGAGGCCGTGGCGGTAACTTTTGTTCCCGATAAACAAGCCGCGTTCCTCGAGTTGGTGAAAGGGAATCTCGACTTCCTCAGCGGGCTCGATGCGAGCTACAAAGACGAGTTGCTCACCTATGATGGCGAATTGCGAGAGAAATACCGCGATCGCTTTTGCCTCACCACGTTGCCTTATTTGAACACGGAATATTTGGGCATCGTGGTCGATTCGAACCAGCGCATCGAGCCGCTCAAAGAGCGTGCCTTGCGGCAGGCCATGAACTACGGATTCGACCGGGCCGAGATGATGCGTTATCTGCGCAACAACATCGGCGAGCCCGCCACGGCCGGATTTATACCCCGGGGCCTCCCCAGCTTTGATGAGGTGGTGAAAGGCTACCGCTATGATGTGGATACGGCCAAAGCCCTCCTTCGGGCCGTAGGCCCAGAACTACCCGAAATAACGCTGCAAACCAATGCGAGTTACCTCGATCTGTGCGAGTATATGCAGGCGCAGTGGAACGACCTTGGGATTCCGGTGAAGGTGGAGTTGTTGCCGCCGTCGACCTTGCGGCAGATGATGGCCACCAGTAAATCGCCGTTTTTTAGGGGGAGTTGGATCGCCGATTACGCCGATGCCGAGAATTACTTGAGTCTGTTTTACAGCGCCAATGCCGCGCCGAATGGGCCCAATTACACGCATTTTAGTCATCCGCAGTTCGATGCGTGGTACGAAGAAGCGCGCACCGAAACGAATGACTCGGCCCGATATGCGCTATATCGACGAATGGATTCGCTGCTGCTTTACGAAGCCCCGGTGGTGCCGCTGTTCTATGACGAGGTGCTTCGCTTTACGCGTAAGGAGGTGCGTGGGCTCACTCCAAATGCGCTGAATTTGCTCGAGTTGAAGCGGGTTGAGGTGGCAGATTAG
- a CDS encoding DUF4139 domain-containing protein, whose translation MKKLFVLVLAALFSITAFAEGEVSSKVEEVTFFLSGAQVNRSADINYNSGIQEIILHDLEPGINAGSIVLTGTGDFTLLSYRYETRTKQPKNEEPNDATARALQRKIKAAEDSLSDMQYWSKNLAFRLEVLNNEKRLLLNNPINQGTAIADSLQLLQDAVAYLRQRLNEVNDALVDHSREQEGYNETRQHLQQRIAALRQDFQDRYPVKSAYYDYRLVLAVEADRAGSGNIEFTYLVNSAGWTPEIEFRSNGYGEPMEIQQRAQVYQNTGKNWDNVDLLVSTSNPTSHRNKPYLQPWILSLVERAQTRNAGVLESVQVYKAEAGIDSVEEAPKELTVASYDVAQVTRVEQLAFKLFSFDRKFSIKSGSAYPLRVKLERAELDCDYRLVAVPKLYNAVFVQARFADWQEYMLPNAKAKLYYQNTFLGQLQMNKNMFADTLELSMGIDEGLSVTRELVLTKSKNSIIGKRVKQERVYRYIVENFKSTAVELYIQDHMPLSLQDGLEVERLECRDGSYTETDGMIEWKFDLGPRAKEEFECGFEVSYPKDKVLRGL comes from the coding sequence ATGAAAAAGCTATTCGTATTGGTACTCGCGGCGCTGTTTTCTATTACTGCCTTCGCCGAAGGTGAAGTCAGCTCCAAGGTCGAGGAAGTCACCTTTTTTCTGAGCGGCGCACAAGTAAATCGCTCGGCCGATATCAACTATAATTCCGGGATTCAAGAGATCATTCTCCACGATCTCGAACCGGGTATCAATGCCGGAAGTATCGTGCTCACCGGAACCGGCGACTTTACACTGCTGAGCTATCGCTACGAAACGCGCACCAAACAACCGAAAAACGAAGAGCCTAACGATGCAACGGCACGTGCGCTCCAACGCAAAATAAAAGCGGCCGAAGACAGTTTAAGCGACATGCAATACTGGTCCAAGAACCTCGCCTTCCGTCTCGAAGTACTCAACAATGAAAAGCGCCTACTCTTAAACAATCCCATCAATCAGGGAACCGCCATCGCCGACTCGCTGCAATTGTTGCAAGATGCAGTCGCCTACCTCCGTCAACGCCTCAACGAAGTGAACGATGCTCTGGTCGATCACAGTCGCGAACAAGAGGGCTACAACGAAACACGCCAACACCTTCAGCAAAGGATCGCTGCCTTGCGGCAGGATTTTCAAGACCGGTATCCGGTCAAGAGTGCGTACTACGATTACCGACTCGTTTTGGCCGTGGAAGCAGACCGGGCAGGTTCTGGAAATATTGAATTTACCTACCTCGTAAACTCAGCCGGTTGGACACCAGAGATCGAATTCCGCTCGAATGGATATGGAGAACCCATGGAGATACAACAGAGAGCACAGGTATATCAAAACACGGGTAAAAATTGGGACAACGTCGACTTACTCGTTTCGACGAGCAATCCGACGAGTCATCGAAACAAGCCTTATCTGCAACCTTGGATCCTGAGCTTGGTCGAGCGTGCACAAACCAGAAATGCCGGTGTTCTTGAATCTGTACAAGTGTACAAAGCCGAAGCCGGGATCGATTCCGTTGAAGAAGCGCCCAAAGAACTAACCGTAGCGTCGTATGACGTAGCTCAAGTTACCCGGGTAGAGCAACTTGCCTTCAAGCTCTTTTCGTTCGATCGTAAATTCTCGATCAAAAGCGGATCGGCCTACCCCCTTCGTGTGAAACTCGAAAGGGCTGAGCTCGATTGTGACTATAGATTAGTAGCAGTACCTAAGCTCTATAATGCGGTTTTCGTACAAGCTCGATTTGCCGACTGGCAAGAGTATATGCTGCCCAACGCTAAAGCTAAACTATACTACCAAAACACGTTCTTAGGTCAATTGCAGATGAACAAGAACATGTTTGCCGATACCTTGGAGCTCAGCATGGGAATTGACGAAGGCCTCAGTGTAACGCGAGAGCTCGTTTTGACCAAGTCAAAAAACTCCATCATCGGTAAGCGAGTAAAACAAGAGCGCGTATACCGCTACATTGTCGAAAACTTCAAAAGCACTGCTGTCGAACTCTATATACAAGACCACATGCCCTTGTCGCTTCAAGACGGACTCGAGGTCGAGCGGTTAGAATGTCGAGACGGTAGTTATACCGAAACGGATGGAATGATCGAATGGAAGTTTGACTTGGGACCGAGAGCCAAAGAGGAGTTTGAGTGCGGTTTCGAGGTCAGTTATCCGAAGGATAAAGTGCTGCGAGGTCTTTGA
- a CDS encoding formate dehydrogenase accessory sulfurtransferase FdhD — protein MMLCVQIVNDRIRNRLYFIDQRFYRKGLVSRSLLSVSSCGICGKTELSYLEFSGERFSDPQRVDVELIPSLFDKMETTQHGFSASGGSHAASAFTLDGELLCTMEDIGRHNAVDKVVGDLILSDRFHKAKIMTVSGRLSYEIAIKCFKAQIPFLAAVSAPSSLAVDYAKELGITLFAFCRKNRITCYAHPERVPGAVAVHQST, from the coding sequence ATGATGCTGTGCGTGCAAATAGTCAATGATCGAATCCGGAACCGTCTTTATTTCATCGACCAACGTTTCTATCGAAAAGGCCTCGTGAGCCGCAGCCTACTTTCCGTTTCGTCGTGCGGCATCTGTGGGAAAACCGAACTCAGCTACCTCGAGTTTTCCGGCGAACGATTTTCGGACCCTCAACGGGTCGATGTGGAACTCATCCCGAGCTTGTTCGATAAAATGGAAACGACTCAACATGGGTTTTCAGCATCGGGAGGCAGCCACGCTGCTTCGGCCTTCACGCTCGATGGCGAACTCCTGTGTACCATGGAGGACATCGGTCGACATAATGCCGTGGATAAGGTGGTTGGCGATCTCATCCTATCCGATCGGTTCCATAAGGCCAAGATCATGACCGTTTCGGGCCGGCTCTCCTACGAGATCGCAATTAAGTGCTTCAAAGCACAGATCCCTTTTCTGGCAGCGGTTTCCGCACCGTCGTCACTGGCGGTCGATTATGCAAAAGAACTTGGCATCACGCTATTTGCGTTTTGTCGCAAGAACCGAATCACGTGCTACGCACACCCGGAACGCGTTCCGGGCGCGGTGGCTGTGCACCAAAGTACCTGA
- a CDS encoding cupin domain-containing protein produces the protein MERRTVPAGYETKNLTHWRNYAANVEELPTINPGPGEYVHVMEGYKNAYQNLVIGITETFPCGAPPMHTHKGEEAHVLLEGEILYALGDTIFTISAPYIVNIPPMVPHAFKNIGDETANPVVIFPTNVWEYDVLDYFPFENYDDRGNPVE, from the coding sequence TTGGAACGAAGAACGGTTCCGGCCGGGTACGAGACCAAGAATTTGACCCACTGGAGAAACTACGCTGCCAATGTGGAGGAATTGCCGACCATCAATCCCGGGCCCGGAGAATATGTGCATGTAATGGAGGGCTATAAAAACGCATATCAAAATCTCGTGATTGGCATTACGGAGACTTTTCCCTGTGGAGCTCCGCCCATGCACACCCACAAAGGAGAGGAGGCTCATGTATTGCTCGAAGGGGAAATTCTATACGCTTTGGGTGACACCATTTTCACGATTTCGGCTCCGTACATTGTAAATATTCCTCCCATGGTTCCGCACGCCTTTAAGAACATAGGAGATGAAACGGCAAACCCGGTAGTAATATTCCCGACGAATGTTTGGGAGTACGACGTTTTGGATTACTTCCCATTCGAAAATTACGACGATCGAGGTAACCCGGTTGAATGA
- a CDS encoding alpha/beta fold hydrolase, protein MNGIAQDAPMIIEERSIVDLSEYPVYSYLVDTVEGDAQWKPEFEYLEEVNMFALTYLSDGLKVRGFVVEPTGDGPFPCIILNRGGNKELGAWNVGGIAMFVAKFAAAGYVVVAPQYRGNGGGEGIEEFGDSDVNDVVVLPKVLAELPKADTSRIGMFGWSRGGMMSYIALRQINGIKAAVVGGAVSDLGTMVDDRPEMEEVCMELIPGFTEAKPQKLEE, encoded by the coding sequence TTGAATGGCATAGCTCAAGACGCTCCAATGATTATTGAAGAACGATCAATAGTTGATTTGTCCGAGTATCCCGTTTACTCGTATTTGGTCGACACTGTGGAAGGAGATGCCCAATGGAAGCCCGAATTCGAATATCTCGAAGAGGTGAACATGTTTGCCCTTACGTACTTGAGCGATGGGCTCAAGGTTCGGGGGTTCGTTGTAGAACCAACAGGGGACGGCCCTTTTCCCTGTATCATCCTTAACCGAGGCGGAAACAAGGAGCTTGGAGCTTGGAACGTCGGTGGAATCGCCATGTTCGTGGCGAAATTCGCCGCCGCCGGTTACGTGGTCGTGGCCCCTCAGTACCGAGGTAATGGTGGAGGGGAAGGAATTGAAGAGTTCGGCGATAGCGATGTAAACGATGTTGTGGTTCTTCCGAAGGTACTGGCCGAGCTTCCAAAGGCCGATACGAGTAGAATAGGCATGTTTGGTTGGAGTAGAGGAGGAATGATGAGTTATATCGCGCTTAGGCAAATAAATGGCATAAAGGCCGCGGTGGTGGGAGGTGCTGTTTCAGACCTGGGCACCATGGTCGACGATCGACCGGAAATGGAAGAGGTCTGTATGGAACTTATTCCCGGTTTCACTGAAGCGAAGCCTCAAAAACTCGAAGAGTGA
- the mtaB gene encoding tRNA (N(6)-L-threonylcarbamoyladenosine(37)-C(2))-methylthiotransferase MtaB: protein MTHTPKVAFYTLGCKLNFSETSTIARDFEQMGYDRVEFEEKADVYVINTCSVTDNADKRCRHIVRSALRQNEKAFIVVVGCYAQLKPEEIADIEGVDLVLGATEKFKVTDYINDLSKNDLGEVHSCEIDEADFYVPAYSAGDRTRGFLKVQDGCDYKCTYCTIPLARGISRSAKLDDVVKSAYAIADEGRKEVVLTGINIGDYGKGEFGNKKHEHTFLELVQALDQVEPIDRFRISSIEPNLLRNEIIDFVSTSERFVPHFHVPLQSGSNAILKKMKRRYLHELYADRVARIRETMPNACIGVDVIVGFPGETDDHFLETYNFLNDLEIKYLHVFTYSERPNTEAADMEGVVPKKVRHKRSKMLRVLSAKKRRQFYESQLGGTFDVLFEGENKEGYIHGFTENYVKVKTPWDPALVNTRAQVKLTYIDEDGIVRFEYLEAEIHA, encoded by the coding sequence ATGACGCATACGCCAAAAGTAGCATTTTATACACTGGGCTGTAAGCTCAATTTCAGCGAGACCTCGACCATTGCGCGGGACTTCGAACAGATGGGGTACGACCGCGTGGAATTCGAGGAAAAGGCCGACGTATACGTGATCAATACATGCTCGGTGACCGACAATGCCGATAAGCGCTGTCGCCACATTGTGCGTTCGGCGCTGCGCCAGAACGAGAAGGCCTTTATTGTGGTGGTGGGCTGTTATGCCCAACTAAAACCCGAGGAGATCGCCGATATCGAGGGTGTGGATCTCGTGCTCGGAGCTACCGAGAAGTTCAAGGTTACCGACTACATCAACGACCTCAGCAAGAACGATTTGGGCGAGGTGCACAGTTGCGAGATCGACGAGGCTGACTTTTACGTCCCCGCCTACTCGGCCGGAGACCGCACGCGTGGATTCCTGAAGGTGCAAGACGGATGTGACTACAAATGCACCTACTGCACTATTCCACTCGCGCGCGGTATCTCGCGCTCGGCAAAACTCGACGACGTGGTGAAATCGGCCTACGCCATTGCCGACGAAGGACGCAAAGAGGTGGTGCTCACCGGCATCAACATCGGTGACTATGGAAAAGGAGAGTTTGGGAACAAAAAACACGAGCACACGTTCTTGGAGCTCGTTCAAGCGCTGGATCAAGTAGAACCCATCGACCGCTTCCGCATCTCGAGCATCGAACCGAACTTATTGCGGAACGAGATCATCGATTTCGTATCGACCAGCGAGCGCTTTGTCCCCCACTTCCACGTGCCCTTGCAAAGCGGAAGCAACGCCATCCTCAAGAAAATGAAGCGGCGCTACCTGCACGAGCTGTATGCCGACCGCGTCGCCCGCATTCGCGAGACTATGCCCAACGCCTGTATCGGGGTCGATGTGATCGTAGGCTTTCCCGGCGAAACCGACGATCATTTCCTTGAGACTTATAACTTTCTCAATGATCTCGAAATCAAATACTTGCACGTATTTACCTACAGTGAACGTCCGAATACCGAAGCGGCGGATATGGAAGGCGTTGTTCCCAAAAAAGTACGTCACAAACGCTCCAAGATGTTGCGGGTATTGAGCGCTAAAAAGCGGCGCCAGTTCTACGAGTCGCAACTGGGCGGCACCTTCGATGTACTGTTCGAAGGCGAAAACAAAGAAGGCTACATTCACGGATTTACCGAAAACTACGTCAAGGTCAAAACACCCTGGGATCCAGCCTTGGTCAACACCCGCGCGCAGGTGAAGTTGACCTACATCGACGAGGACGGAATTGTGCGGTTTGAGTACCTTGAGGCGGAAATTCACGCCTAA
- a CDS encoding TIGR00730 family Rossman fold protein, with translation MENIAVFCGSSTGSDPKYIQAAQEMGAEMARQGIGLVYGGGKAGLMGTVADAVLDGGGNVYGVIPDRVVQAERAHRGITKLYVVESMHARKSLMAQLADGFVALPGGLGTLDELFEILTRNQLGIINKPVGLLNVDGYYDPLLDMVDHIAKQGFLHALKPEELLTSGSVVDLIDQMKSVQ, from the coding sequence ATGGAAAACATAGCGGTATTCTGCGGCTCCTCTACGGGGAGCGATCCTAAGTACATCCAAGCAGCTCAAGAAATGGGCGCAGAAATGGCCCGTCAGGGCATTGGCCTGGTCTATGGCGGGGGCAAGGCCGGACTCATGGGCACTGTGGCCGACGCGGTACTCGATGGGGGCGGCAACGTTTACGGCGTCATTCCCGACCGAGTGGTTCAGGCTGAAAGGGCCCACCGCGGTATCACCAAACTCTACGTCGTCGAAAGCATGCACGCGCGCAAATCGCTCATGGCACAGCTTGCCGATGGTTTTGTCGCCCTCCCGGGCGGATTGGGAACTCTGGACGAACTCTTCGAGATCCTGACCCGGAATCAACTCGGGATCATCAATAAACCGGTCGGACTCCTCAATGTAGATGGCTATTACGACCCATTATTGGATATGGTCGACCATATTGCGAAACAAGGCTTTCTTCATGCGTTGAAACCAGAGGAGCTCTTAACTTCCGGTTCCGTTGTGGACCTAATCGATCAAATGAAATCGGTCCAGTGA